A window of Sebastes umbrosus isolate fSebUmb1 chromosome 6, fSebUmb1.pri, whole genome shotgun sequence genomic DNA:
GGAtgctatattatatattctctatgtttttatgtgactttttcattctttaaaagtgaTGATGAAATCACAGAACTGGAAGTAAAATATGGCTGTCctctataaaaataaataaagagaaccTGATTTATGTTGCAGTCTCAGTGTGAATATATAGATAATTATTTATCACAAAATTAAGTGTTTCTcatcttatttatatttaatcttTCTGTGAAACAAAGTAGTGAAATGAAAAGCTATTTATAACACCACTGAATGTGAACTAACGAATATCCCCTCCAGGATTGTACACAATTCAGTTTGACTAATTATCCGCATCACATTCGTTTTTCAGGATTCTGACTTCTCTCCCTTAAAttaatttgtctttttgtcATATCTGCACCTTTTTAAGaatcagaaaaacaacaaaaagcaaCTGGGAGTAGCTGCAATGAGTCACTGGGGATCCATGTAGTTTGACATAGAGctattccatttttaaaaaagaaggaaaaagaatCCCTGGTTAAAGAGTGGAAGATTGTTTAATAGCAAAATGCAAATATCTAACATTTAATCAAACAAACCTactttaaaaatctattttttagcacaaaatattaagaaatatgcaaatgatcAAAGgttatacatttaaatgtaaattgaaCATAGGGTGTTCTTCATTTTTATACCGTTATTGTTACGACTTCCTAAAGACAACAGCATTTAGAgtgttaacaacacaaaagtgGAACAACAACCagccaatattttttttgtgtaatgaAAGTACGGTTCACTCATTTTTTTAGCATAATTCATTTGAGAATAGGTGTAAAATAAACATAGAGTattgtgagaaaaacaaagagctgAAGTTGCCGCCTCAGAGGAGACTCGTTTCACTTGATTCCAGCTCTTTAGGGAGCGGCACCTGCAAGCAGCAACAAAGGAAAGAATGAAAAGATTACTTCGATTTCTAGGACAGCGGTGTAAAATCCTAATAGTTAACACCTTATAAACTGTAAAACAAGTATGATAATTTAATACAGTCACATGCGATAAATGCTATTTTGTTTTGAGAGatttaaatgtacagtgtgtaggattcggtGGTATCtattggtgtggttgcagattgcaaccaactgagtaccgcTCTgcttactcctccctttccaagactgaggtaacgttagctgctgagtgcaaaaccttggtagcgccattcgcctcgctcagaggccatctttaccataataacactaccttaggagcaactgaagtcagacggcggctggcggtaccacagttttgcaatCTGCgactcacattaccgcagtttcacaagcgtgtcggagaactatggtggccttcaggtaacgtaaaaacatgaaagtttctcgctagagccagtgtttggtttgtcctttctgggctactgtagaaacatggtggagcaacatggcggactccgtgaagaggacctgctccttatgtagatatgaaggactccctatgtagatatgaaggataTAGTAATGTATACTATATTccttttctgctaatagatccctggaaatgttacacactgttcctttaacaccaTCAACAGTTACCCTTTTGtatcagttaaaaaaaacaaacttgtcaAATGTTATAAGTTCTCCTAAACACAGGATCCCAACTTGATTGATTTCACAGTACAACTTTGTGGATACTCACAGATTTGAGATAGGCCACGTTGCTCTTTTGGATCTCAGTTAGAAGTTCATCACGTGGCGTGAGGTCAACCTTAGCTGGCAATCGTCTGCGAGGGACGGGCTTCAAAGTCTTAATCACGTCAGTCAGGTTTGCTTTTCCATCCATCGCCGCTCCACTGCCTACATCTTTCCCTTTGGGAGTCTTCCTCAGTTGGAAACTTGCTCTCTCTGGTCCCTTGTTATCTCTTGGGTCCAGGTCCAGAAAAGGGTCGCGTTTCTTGGGAGTTCTCTTCAGCTGGACTTCCTTCACTGTGCTTGCTGGTTCGGCGCTGGCTTGTTTGGGAGCACTCTTGTGTTTGAGCTTCTTCTGATGCTGTGGCTGTTCCGTGTGCTGTTCCGTGTGCTGTTGCGTTTGCGGGACAGCGTTCAGTTCTGACGAGGGTGGGACAAGCCCGTGCTCCTGCAGGAGTTCTAGAGGCGGTATGTAGCCGAGCATCTCCAGTAAACCAGGAGGCAGGTTCAGACTGTTCTCGTACATCTGCATGAGCTCTCTCTGCTCCTtcacctgctgctgccgctgctcctCCTTCCTCAGCTGCCTCTGGCGGTCGAGATTCCGGGTCAAAAGGTTGGTCACCACCATCCTGGGCCCCGGCTGCTCGAAATGGTAGCCCATCTTCAGGAGGGTATTGTTGGCTTTGAGCAGGCGCGAGATCTCCATCTCTGAGTGGTGACCCAACATGTGCCTCTGGTTGTGGAAACGCAGCTCCGTCAGAGTCTCGTTGAACTGGAGGCAGCGGATGATGGCGACGATGCCCTTCCCGGTTACGAAGTTGGACTCGATATTCAAAGTCGTGATGCCGCGATTCTCTCGTAACATGTTGGCCAGGTTATAAGCTATGTTTTCATCGACACCCGTGTTGGCTATACTGaaggttttcacatttttgttcttcttcaAGGCGTTGACGTAGTCTAAGAGCATTTCTTTGGGGATGTTTTCTATGTTGTTGAGGTTCACCTCCGTGATGGAGGGGTTGTTGTTGCGTATTTTGTCAAGGGTCGACTCCAAGTTCGTCTCATTTCCCGAGGGTCTTGAtgtcatttttatgttattgaaTGCCAGCTTtggaatatttaatttgttaatttttctctcttctttttgcGGGAGCTTATCATTGGGTTCATTTATCTCTGGCTCCTCTGGAGCCTCTTTGGGAAGCGAAGAGTCAGTAGGTTTaacttcctccttctcttcaaCTTGTGATGGGCTGTGTTTTGGGGCTATGCTGACGCTCTTCTCCTTTGTGTCTGAAAAAGGCAGATTGTCATCTGTATTGTTTTCTGATACTTTTTCTGTGTTAGTTTCTGGAAGATCTTCTTGTTTGTCTGTATTCACAGGTGActtcacctcttcttcttcttcttcttctttcacatCCACTCCTTTGTCCTTTTCATCTGTTTCATCAACCTCTTCAACAATTTCCTCAATGATCTCCTCTATAATTTCCTCTCCATCCGTACCATCTACAGCTTCTTCCTCGATGATTTCCTCTATCACTTCATATTCcacatcttcttcctctttgtccttCTGTTCAGTTTCCTCCCTCAAAGTTTTCTGATGAAAACATCAGACCAAGGTTAGAACTGTGCTATTCTGCCTTTTAACATCTCACAAGTAGAAGGTTCACATGGTttcaaaagaaatattaatactTTAAATTGATCTGTACCCAAACACTTGAGAGTTTGACCTCTTACCTCACTGGGCAGCAGCGTAGCAGGCACTCTTTCTTCCTCCAGCATACGGTTGGACTCTTTCTCCCAGTAGAGGTAACCAACCAGGGATCTATGGTCGAACGTCCCTGTCGGAGCCTTCTCCGTCTGGTCCTTTTGTCTCTGTCCCACCGGTACCCTCTCATCTGGGGCAATAATAACATCCATCTCACTCTGGAGCTCCTTAAGCTCCTCCGGTGAAAGCATAGCAAGGAGTTCATCCTCGTCGATATCCTCTTCATTGAGCTCCTCGAGGTCTTTACTGTCTGACATGTTTGCGTAACTTCTTTCTTCTGCTGATATCAAAAGGAAGGACAACTTCTGTCCAATTTATGACTCAGGAGAGAGCACACTGAGAAGCTTCTGGCTTTGACTACAGCCAGGAACCAATTGCTCCGGCCGCATGTGGAGTCTAAAATTAAACCCTGTGAACTGCATGGAAGATATTTAAGTTGCAGGCAGGGAGACATGCTAACATTCTTCTTTTAAGCGCCGGCTCCCAGCTGGCCTTGCTGTCAGGATCTTTTGGGGATGACAGTTGCTTCAGGCAAAGGGAAGTGGaggactgacagcagcaggtggaCCATTTTCACTGGGCTGGCGGGGTGGGGGGCGTGTAAAGCCTGCACTGCACACAGAGCTCCTCCCAGTCTCCCGCAGCTCATAGTCTCTGAAGTGCTGCACAATAAACACATGAGATCGAGCCAGAAGAGGTAATTAAGAAGTAATTTGTCATTAGGGGAATAGATATTAAcagttatatgttttttttagatcacCATCAAAGCCCAGTTTGATACATAGCTACTGTCGCAGGAATTTCTTGGTGCCTTGAAAATTCAGGTTTTATTTATAGAAGAAATGTgcttacctttggacagagccaggctagatgcttccccctttttatagtctttatgctaagctaagctaacagctgTAGTTTCATATTTTGATGGACAGATATGACACCTTGTTCTCACTTCAGGGCATCAAATAGCAACTCCTTTTCACGTCCATCGGTGTATGATACCGCTGCTCAAGGCACCCTTTACTGTAGCGCAAGCATGAGACGCACTGGGCGTtctattaactacaatgtaaacccgtcAGGGGCAATAGTAAACGCACAGAATAGAAAGTGTGCTCGgtttgtttagctgtaaaatgagaacatttttgacccggccgccatgttgagatcagttgaggaaataccatgcaccgcccaccagccggagcaaactctcattttacagctaaacagtacactacaagatgtttctgaaaacatttgaggtgagaaataggcattacagtaacagaatattgattcatatttgatcagcgctgcctagtttgaccgtttgatcagagtttgcacgtgattgacagctgcctccgttgaatgaacagccaataggaacgctctctctctctctctgaaatgacctgtgattggccaaagtctcccgtcacagactatttttttaagcctgaaaacagagccatgaggaggtgcgaaagtctaattttctctcagaacacttgaattacaatgatgccaaaaatattctgcctacagccactttaattgtgcagccctggtggatggtccaacaaacacaggactttcatccaggaaactgctgtttcacttttcactttgcaaccagctgttcgttcgtatcccgtgttcagtttcattttaactttacaaacatagtagttttaagcccaaccatgtagtttttttccttaaaccgaactaagtggttttgttgcctaatcctaaagtgacaccaaggggaaCTATagtagttttgatgccaaaaataaagtgacgagttgggatgagaatgtattggatatgagagtggtgtcaatcttctcatctaactcgcagcaagaaagcaaatacgAATACCAAAAAGTTGAACTCCTCTTTTAAGGCTTACTCACGTACTCAATAACAGAACCTGAACCGGCTGTTTACCAGCCACGCAAGCCTATCAAATAAAGTGACAACAGCCGTCTATGTCACACATGTATTTATTCACATCCTTGTTCCCAGTGGAAAATATTTTATGACAACATCTAACAACATATAACTACACACTGACTGTACAAATATGTGAGAAAACAAACGAGATATGAATATGTTTTTTACGGCAGTGGTCTTCTGTTAATAGGCTATAAAAAGAagttgttataaaaaaaaaacaatatccttACCAtgcatttaaaacacattacGCCACCAACAAAGACAAATGGTTCTATAAACAATATTGACATGATACATTCTGATTAAAAGTTGAACTAAAGGAAGAAATGGAAATTCATCAAATACACAGTCTGCTCTAACGAATGATCAATTCAGTTCATGTAATGTCACATTGTGAACATGTTCAAGCTTTGTTTTCAATTTATATGTCATATTTAAGATGATTTTATCATACTGTACTGAGATGAAAGTGgtgaaaatcatttttattgtatAACCTACTGTTTTTGTATAAGGCAGTAGCCAGTTCCTGTTAAAATACACGCAGTAAAACAAACGTtgcctcttttttcttctttaaaacaCAATAGGGTTTGAATCCAGTGTGGTTGTGCAACACCTTAAAGTTCCTAGACACATTCTCATCTGCCTGTACAATTCATCCAATCCAAGGCACATGGGAAAGTCATTCAAGAGTGTCATCATCACTGTGTTCAGAGGACAGCGTACACATAGACTCTGCAGACAGAACATCTCCCAAGGCCCTGTCTTGTCTGGCAGCAACAACAGTTGGTGCACACAGCCTATTGTTTCAACTTCACCCCCTTCATGTGCTGCTGGCCATGGCTTTATTTGTGCCAAAGTTTGGTTTGGTCCTCTTCAGCGGATGCTCATGTAGCTTCCGTCCAGGTGGAATCTGTACACACAGTGAGACAAGAGTATGTCAAATCTACCGTAGTTCAACTGTTTGAGAACAAGGAACAAATGACTGAACCTTGTGGGGAAAAACTGAGGGATGGAAATGGAAATGCAATACACCAAAAAGCAAAGGTGGGATCAAATTgtttttgcaagtcacaagtctcaagtctttgcactcaagtcccaagtcctaaactttgagtttcaagTCCTAAAGAAGTCATAATGCACTCTTCATCAGATTTAATGCCATTTTCGACCCGCACTTTTGCATACTGCGTTTTCTTTTGACCACCGCATAGTTTTTGTACGCAAACAAAACCATCTTTGGTATTACTTTTTCCAACTGGCGCTCTGTAACGTAACATTAGCTCTTCATTgttctctcctgcaacttgattggatgctgtcggattggttcaaacaaagtggatttaGGGAATTAAGTGTTGACCTGCTGGGAATTAATAGCGTTAACGGTTCAGGAAATGAACcgtcacactttttaaataacatactttttaatctttgggcttgggggtaaagtatcaagtattttcatgtcaaaaggctcaagtccgagagaagtcacgagtcattggtgttaaagtccaagttgagttgcaagtcttttttgacTTTGTCAATTCTAAAGTcttcaaatttgtgactcgagtccacacatctgagaaaaagacatgaaataTGACTTTGGCTACATGGAGTAATGTTAACTTACATTTAAGTCATGCTAGCGGCTAAAAAGTTGGACGTTTCAAGGGATAGCAATGTCGTTTGGTCGGTCCacaactttggtccagactgaaatatctataAGATACTGTAAAATGGATTGCCATCCATTGCATTGCCATTGCGATGAACCACAATCAGGTATGTCCTTTCCTCGCTGTATGTCAGGTGCAAGATCATCAAGATAATGAGTGGAACATTTTTGTGCAAATACAAAAGGCGG
This region includes:
- the lmod3 gene encoding leiomodin-3 produces the protein MSDSKDLEELNEEDIDEDELLAMLSPEELKELQSEMDVIIAPDERVPVGQRQKDQTEKAPTGTFDHRSLVGYLYWEKESNRMLEEERVPATLLPSEKTLREETEQKDKEEEDVEYEVIEEIIEEEAVDGTDGEEIIEEIIEEIVEEVDETDEKDKGVDVKEEEEEEEVKSPVNTDKQEDLPETNTEKVSENNTDDNLPFSDTKEKSVSIAPKHSPSQVEEKEEVKPTDSSLPKEAPEEPEINEPNDKLPQKEERKINKLNIPKLAFNNIKMTSRPSGNETNLESTLDKIRNNNPSITEVNLNNIENIPKEMLLDYVNALKKNKNVKTFSIANTGVDENIAYNLANMLRENRGITTLNIESNFVTGKGIVAIIRCLQFNETLTELRFHNQRHMLGHHSEMEISRLLKANNTLLKMGYHFEQPGPRMVVTNLLTRNLDRQRQLRKEEQRQQQVKEQRELMQMYENSLNLPPGLLEMLGYIPPLELLQEHGLVPPSSELNAVPQTQQHTEQHTEQPQHQKKLKHKSAPKQASAEPASTVKEVQLKRTPKKRDPFLDLDPRDNKGPERASFQLRKTPKGKDVGSGAAMDGKANLTDVIKTLKPVPRRRLPAKVDLTPRDELLTEIQKSNVAYLKSVPLPKELESSETSLL